Genomic DNA from Bemisia tabaci chromosome 2, PGI_BMITA_v3:
AACTATTCGCCCAACTTCCTCTGTTGACACATCTTgctctttttccctctctttgcACGCCAACTTGTAGATGACACCACTTTTATTTAAAAGAGTCAAACCATAAGGTCAAAGCAAGGAATTGTGCTTGAAATTGGCACTCAGTGACTTAATCAAAGATGGTTGTATGCTCTTTACTAAGCCACGATGTATGCGAGATCATTGTAATTGCTGTACCTAGGTAATTCCTCCTCCATACTTTTTCGCAAGATTATAGTACCCTCTTGCCCCTTACACTTACTGTACTTGTTCCCTTAGCTGTATCTTCCTCACATCCATGGTAAACGAATATTTTATTATGAGCAAAGTTTCCCTCATGTCTGATGACATGTAAAATGGCTGATGCCATTGGCATTTCATGACCTCATTTTCCAGTACAGTAGTACATATTCCAGAACTATCATTATTTCATATTAAGTACACTTTAGAAACATCATCTAATTTTTTAACAAGTTAGTTACTCTATCTTGCATCCCATCAGTCTCTTTGACCTATGCTTCTCcactttacttttttcttcaatcCAGCATGTATTTTAAATTAAGTAGGTGAATGTGGGggtaattgattaattttttatgtgtGGAACAACAGACCAGGTGCAAATTAAAGCACTCCGTTTAtgatttctccaaaaaattttagGTGCTTCGAGAATGATTCACATAATACATGTTCAGAAATCAACTACCGAGCGGACACAagtatatcgatggccgaagagCAAAATCATGTATCCTCATCGTGGAGTCTCTTAATTTCTGCTTCTGATTTGTTTGTTGGAAGAGTAAGAAGCTAATTATATAgcttaaaattcattcaaaatattctgctgattaagaagaaaaatccaggAAGTTTTCAAGTAGCTACATCAACCAGGTTTCTTGAGAAAAATCAAAGTATGGCTAGAAATCGGCAATGTTGCatatggagatacgtggttttgcttTAATGATAATGAATCTAACATTTATGACACACATGACACAAATAAACATGATATCATCTGTATAAGTCTTGTACCATTCAatcagtttttaatttattattttgcttAGAAATTGATCTCCTAACTCTCTGAATATGTGAATCGTTCTCTTGgtacaattttgaaaaggaaagacATAACTGTGTGCCCCAAAATTCATACATAGTTTTATAGACCCTTGAAAGAAGTCGAGTTTGCATGAATGCCCCACATCACCTGCAAATTAAGAATAAAAGTGAATCTAATCTCTTTTCTGATTCGTCCATTCCGGACAGTGTTTCAACGTATCATTGGCAGAGATTTTTACATCTATTATTCCAATTCAAACAGAGTTGAAGAGAAATTAGTAGGAAAGATATTGGTTTGAGTGCTGAATCACTATTTTTATCAAATCCATAGATATAGCTCATGGAAagggtcataatttttttcggcttGCTTCTAACAGTAAAAATTtgcctgagaagaaaaatgcaTTGTACTGAGAACCGTTTTTCTGTAACGTTCTCTCTATGGGTCCCATAGGATTATTTGAGATGGACTCGCATGACTAATGCTAAGCACTACATTATTTATAAGGATCCTTCATTGTTTGTGAATTAATTTATTCAGTCGCGACCTAAAATTAACTGTGCTGGATTTTCTTTCTCCTGCCCGTATGGGCTTGAGTTTTTCTATACAGCAAAACTACAACCTGAGATTGCATCGTTCCTTGGTATTTGGAGGCTTCATTTTGTGATTGCACAGCCTCTTAATCAAGCTCATGATGTCATATTTACAGTTTTGAATACGGTTTAGTACCTAGTCAGCATGTCAAACATAGTTCACTCAAGTTTTGGTTTCGGTAACATTCCTCCtgcgatttttttaaggggcatgaacaatgttttttttttggtgatccAGAGCATCATTCATCAATTTgtgtttttatcatttttccacAGACTCCAGCAGCAGTGAACAAAGTGAAAGAAATCCTAGCTGACAAACCAGAATATGTAAGTTTTATTATGGACGACATTCCAAATTTGATTAACATCAGCTaagggaaaaataattaaatagcTGCCTTTTTTTTACCAACCCATAATCAAAAATGCCTCATCAGCTAGAGTTTGGAATTGAAGGAACATAAAAGTTTCAAGCCTTTTGTTTAACTAATTTGGTAGGTATGTTTAAAACTACAAAGGCAGCTTCTTAAAAGTTTTTAGAGATCAGTAGTGAGTAACACtctctttttttatcaataaaagaGTGATTGTGAATCGTAGGAGAAACGTTTTGACCCCTAGTAAGCTCTCAAAGGCATCGGGCATTATTGCATGGCAGGGGGTGGAAAAGGTTTTAGCTCCATTATGTTTATGTTGCTCCTCTGCCAACAATTTCTATGGCAATCCTCCCTTTTTATTTATCGGATAATAATTTCTCTCAACGTCATACAGCAGTTTCTAAATGTTTGTTCACTCATCTTGATATTGCCAGATAGTACATGAGacggaaattaaaatcggtcGTAGGAAAAAGGTGAGAAGTATGGAGCGAAATAAAAAGCAAGCATAAGcccaattttttgcaaaataaaacaGAACTGTTGATTGGGTTCCAAATGTATCTAATGATGGGAACCAGGCAACTTCCTGGAACTGAATCCTGATCTgaaagctgaatttttttttttttttttttttgaaatgcagtAAGTAAGTATGCCCAGGAGGTCACAAACCTATGAAGTTGCAAAGACTGTAATATATGTTACTTACAGCTTTTCAGTTTATAGCATAACTAGCCTGTCCACCCTCCTTCAAGAAAAACCTTGACCATCATTTGAATCCATTTTCTGTTCAACAGATAGGCTTAAAAGTTGGTGTCCAGCAGCGGGGATGCAACGGCCTCAGTTACACTCTAAATTATGCCACAGAGAAAGGAAAATTTGATGAAGAGGTAGTTCAAGATGGTAAGTAAGCTCATTACGTAATGAAGTAGAACTCAAagtaaggagaaaaaaattataattgggTCAGTATCATACATTAGTGCACTGTCGCCCATTTATGAACTATTAGCAcctaattattttgaaatacatttttcttaaagTAAGTGGTAAATGCCAGGGTtgcagaaaattccaaaaatgctGTTTGTTTGCtgaaatgcaatatttttttgcctcacGGTCATATTTCTCACTTGGCTGAAAGTCATTTGACCAATTCCATggtaaaatgcctgatttaatAATATAACACGCAATTCCCCTCATCACTTAAAGTGTTGAGTCAGAAAAAGAACATCATTTTAGCAAATTGCCTTGCGTTTGCCATGATCATAGTATTGCAAGATTGAGCATTTCGACAGCGTAAGTTTACGATCATATATCTTGTTTGCGGAGTCTGAATATCTCCGCCTCAATGTtacatttttaaaggagaacaaattgacatcattccttgaagtttaagcagaatttttttcgcacagagaagaaaaatcacggcagttttaaagaattgccgttgtgtagttttctgttcaaaaaataaagtatgacaggaagtctgcaagcTCGCAAAtggagttatgcgattgcctccttacaccgtcgattttctGCAAAAGATGGTTGTTCTGTTGAATTGGATGAAACCCAGATGGCTGTCTCCTCAGTACCCTGAACAAAATGCTGACTGGGCATTGGGAATTTCATGTGCTGTTTTCTATGTGCTCGCCTTAGATTATTATTACTTGAGATCCGATCATGCATTgtttgagcattttcgagtatGTTCATTTGCATGCTTCAGCATTGAAATTGTTATCTATATACTGTACTTTTTAATAAATCCAATTACCTAATTAACAACAAATTTAGTCTTCATGACGGTAAAACTGTTAACTGGGCTAACACATTTTGAGTGACTCCTCTCTTTGGTGTTAATAAAAACTTCTACTCgtattgatttttacattttgaggaTTTCTCACCTTCTGTAGCAACATTTCCAACTTAATTATGATTTGAGATGAATGAAAATGCTTCTGAAAGGCGAAAACAGATAAAGGAAAGTATATTGTGCTcggaaaaaattttggaaaagaggAGTGGTTATTTTAGAGATTATATTGCCTTTTCTAGTTTCACCAATTCTTGTTTCATTTTGGCAGGTATACGAGTCATAATAGACAAAAAAGCTCAGCTGACTCTTCTGGGCACGGAAATGGATTTTGTAGAGACCAAACTATCGGCGGAGTTTGTCTTTAATAACCCAAACATTAAAGGAACGTGTGGGTGCGGAGAAAGCTTCTCTATTTAGTCTCATCTCGAGGTAACTTTGAAATTAGATGGCTGTGATTTGGAAGGTCAAGTACTTTTTCATTGATATTAGTCTTGATTTATCTGTCTCTGTTCTGAATCTTCTTTTGTGTGCGCGTGTGATGATGCTAGCCTTATAAATTTATCAAAtacaaacttttttttgtgaaacttttGAACTTCTATCAAATGAACAAGCTAAATCCTCCATTCCATCACACAGATTCATCCCATTCTTATGTAAATGCCTCTTTTAATATGTTCTAAACCTAAGGAATGATCTATTTTCAGCGAACTCAGTCAAAGTTGATAAATCTAATATTTATCTCAATATCTCAACAcataagaattgaaaaatttatttgttGCAAAGatttattccccccccccccccaaattttttagTCTGAAACTGTCTCCTTTCTAatgaaattcggcaaaacaATTTAgatcaatttaaaataatttcactgTTTAAAGTATCTTTTCCCCTGTTGGTTGAGGCTGTTTGCTTGGTTGTCACTCAAAGTGAAAGAACAAATAATACACTTTTAATCATTTTCTCATTGTACGTGTGAAATCATGTTCTTTCTCATCCCCCAATGATTTTAGTAATAGATGATTTTGTCAAGTTTTATAAGTTCCTCTGACGCCTGAACTTTGTAATGAGAATATATCTCATTCCCCCTAATGATGATCTAATCCgctaattaattatttcaacttaTCATTTTGTAGCAGGATTAAAACTTCCTGTTGAACATTACTGTATCATTTTGTAAATAGTGTAGATTTTGTTACTTTAGTCAGGACGTTGTCTAATGCTGTGTAAATTTTGttgataatatatttatttttgttttgatttcaaTCTGCTATTTTTTATCCATCCCTTAATAACGGAACTCTCCCATCATTTTCATTGGCCTGTATGTATAGAATTACAAGGGTTTAcccaaaagtaagtttccctattTCATTTCTCAGGAAGTATCATAGATAAAGGATATATGTGGAAAGGGTTTTGTGGGccatactttttgaattttatcaatCCACAGTTGTTCAAATTTTGTTTCTGCATCGCCAAGCTATTTAACTTTTTATGAGTTCACCTCCGCTCTCTGCGAATCCGATTATGTCCACTCCTGATTAAGCGCATTGAAGGTAAATGCCGGTCCATCTCCTTATAAGCGAGGATCCTCGATACTTGGACCTGTTATCATTAATATCCATGCTTCTCTGCACGGTAAGTTTTCTGATAAAGGGAGGTTTCTTGAGAGATTTTTGCTCAAGTCATTATAATTGGAAAATTAACTTGAGTCTTAGTTGCAATCAAACCTTGGTGTTTGCATGTCATCATTAATCATGGAATTACCACTGTCTAATGTTTCTGATGTTCTGATGATGTGTTTTTGTGTTCTCTGTGCAAAAGTAAAAGTatgtattttcaaaaactaccaACATTACAACTCACTGACTCATTGTTATTGCGAGTGAGGTGCATCACAGCTACGCTCAGGAATCAGACCCACAGCAATCCATTAAAATCAGACCCACTGCGACAGAAGGTGGGCTCAGAAAGAGTCTAATATCTCAGTAACTCAtggaccaaatttaaaaaacttaagCTCGTTTAAAAGCTGAAAGTATGACCAGTGATACCCTTTCCACAGATTTGCTTTTTCTACGATGCTTCTTGAGAATTAAAATAGAGAAACTTGCTTTTGAACACACCCTCGTTAATGAAATTAAATAGTGCTCAGCCTGGTAGAAGGAAACAGATATGGACATAGCAGATGTAGCAGCGCATCATGAGAGAAAAAGTTGTGGAGCTGTGACGTAGTAGTCAGACTTATTTTCACTGACACATTGACAAAGCTCATGTGCGCAAACTTTGAGTCTTGACTGTCTCTTCATACACCAACAGAGCTCCTGTACACAGATGTGTGAATGTGAATCTGAAGAGCTGATTAGAGGGGAGTCTGTTCAATGTCCGTATCTATTTTCCTTCTACCATGAATGTTCAGAGTAAGTCATTCAGCAAATAAAATCTCTTTACACTGGCGAAACTGTagacttttttttcatgtttagcTTCCAAGGAAAATTCCAATGAATACCTATTGTGAATTTTCACTTTGATTTTGGTGCAGTTACTATTCACACAAATTTTCGAGCAGTTCCCAGTAGGTATTGTTAAGTCTATTTAAACTTTAAGAGAAGACTTTAAATTTCTACTATTTAGTTTTAACTGTATTAGTTGAACAGAGTTAAATGGAATAAACAGAGTCTCTGCTACTTCAAGtaagaatttgatttcaatctttgaagatttcctaatttttgcacTGTTGACTGAGAGCATAGGAAGAACTCATACGTTAAACACGACACGAAAAACTAGGTGGAAAAATGGTACGAGGGGGATCGTACCTCATTAATGGTAAGCTACTTTTTGCCTTCAACATATACCTGAAAGTCACCGAACAACATTTCATAGCTAGACCATAATATTTAAGCAAGATAAGGGATTTTTTTCTAAGATAATAAGGTGCCAATACAGTGGAAAAAAAgacctcctttaaaaaaaattgaaactagcAAGCTGGT
This window encodes:
- the MagR gene encoding iron-sulfur cluster assembly 1 homolog, mitochondrial, which produces MAASRVIAAATVRSVKSRRLIPQRAALVLTPAAVNKVKEILADKPEYIGLKVGVQQRGCNGLSYTLNYATEKGKFDEEVVQDGIRVIIDKKAQLTLLGTEMDFVETKLSAEFVFNNPNIKGTCGCGESFSI